A region from the Neomonachus schauinslandi chromosome 2, ASM220157v2, whole genome shotgun sequence genome encodes:
- the MCUB gene encoding calcium uniporter regulatory subunit MCUb, mitochondrial, with the protein MLLLRGAWTRRPRLLPTHGPRGRAHPRPRTPMPQVLCVKLCGNLKYYPSHLYSTVVPPDEITVNYRHGLPLITLTLPSRKERCQFVVKPMSSTVGSFLQDLQNEDKGVKTAAIFTADGSEIPASTLMEILLMNDFKLVINKITYDVQCPEKEELSMEHATEMDNVKSLVHRLFTALHLEEFQKKREHHLLERIDHLKGQLQPLEQIKAGIETRSEAKISGLLWTGLALLSVQGGALAWLTWWVYSWDIMEPVTYFITFTNSMVFFAYFIVTRQDYTYSAVKSRQFLHFFHKKSKKQHFDVVQYNKLKEDLAKATESLKQVRHSLCYAKRGTQ; encoded by the exons GTTTTGTGTGTGAAGCTGTGTGGAAACCTAAAATACTATCCATCACATCTTTATAGTACAGTGGTGCCCCCTGATG AAATAACAGTTAATTATAGACATGGCCTTCCCTTGATAACACTCACTTTGCCATCCAGAAAAGAGCGCTGTCAATTTGTGGTCAAACCAATGTCATCAACAGTTGGCTCCTTCCTTCAGGACCTGCAGAATGAAGATAAAGGTGTCAAAACTGCAGCCATCTTCACagcag ATGGCAGTGAAATTCCAGCTTCGACCTTAATGGAAATTTTGCTAATGAATGATTTTAAGCTTGTCATTAACAAAATAACATATGATGTACAGTGCCCCGAGAAAG AGGAACTGAGTATGGAGCATGCTACGGAGATGGACAATGTGAAATCCTTGGTTCACAGACTGTTCACAGCTTTGCACTTAGAGGagtttcagaaaaagagagagcaccaCTTGCTGGAGAGGATTGACCACCTGAAGGGACAGCTGCAGCCCCTCGAACAG ATAAAAGCTGGCATCGAAACTCGCTCAGAGGCCAAAATCAGCGGACTTCTGTGGACCGGGTTAGCACTGTTATCTGTTCAAGGCGGGGCACTGGCCTGGCTCACTTGGTGGGTGTACTCCTGGGATATTATGGAACCAGTGACATACTTCATCACATTTACAAATTCCATGGTCTTTTTTGCATACTTTATCGTCACTCGACAG gattATACTTACTCAGCTGTTAAGAGTAGGCAGTTTCTTCACTTCTTCcataagaaatcaaagaaacagCATTTTGATGTGGTGCAGTACAACAAGTTAAAAGAAGATCTTGCTAAG GCCACAGAATCCCTGAAACAGGTGCGCCACTCTCTCTGTTATGCAAAGAGAGGAACTCAGTGA